One Pichia kudriavzevii chromosome 3, complete sequence genomic window carries:
- a CDS encoding uncharacterized protein (PKUD0C03530; similar to Saccharomyces cerevisiae YDR302W (GPI11); ancestral locus Anc_5.320), translated as MASRKSKRVSFDNSSKIVEITEENESEFSESVTISKDEFDPDSMNIDLTTGKKRRNIGQSSEKSSSNGGGDSKEEFTVPLLTTSWALVPYHLLLLLFNIVVDGTIMEDVREGVQKAFYGLSVLSLIFAVLVNEAVKGEKTKNARSDGPTNFEFFYVALSFPLSIMLSVPVYLTFLLFGAPAGRLNALTFYLASHVSVIAFYPLLNVYKFTDKNAKKIWWKLLTFQVANWKFNQVYCTAIGTLVGCWLGVLPIPLDWDRDWQDWPITVLFGAYAGGFLGGLASYAYGCYVYSKMKSRIS; from the coding sequence ATGGCCTCCCGTAAATCAAAAAGAGTATCGTTTGACAACTCCTCTAAGATTGTGGAAATCACtgaggaaaatgaaagtgAGTTCTCCGAGTCGGtgacaatttcaaaagatgAGTTTGACCCAGACTCCATGAACATTGATCTTACAACAGgcaaaaaaagaagaaacattGGGCAGAGTTCTGAAAAATCGTCATCCAACGGTGGTGGTGATTCCAAGGAGGAGTTCACAGTCCCCCTATTGACTACTTCATGGGCACTAGTTCCCTACCATTTAttactgttgttgttcaacATCGTCGTGGATGGTACCATCATGGAAGACGTTAGAGAGGGTGTCCAGAAGGCTTTTTATGGACTCTCTGTTTTATCTCTTATATTTGCTGTTCTAGTTAATGAGGCTGTTAAGGGggaaaaaaccaaaaatgCAAGATCCGATGGTCCTACAaactttgaattctttTATGTTGCATTGTCTTTCCCCCTCTCAATCATGTTATCTGTTCCAGTTTATCTCACCTTTTTACTGTTTGGTGCACCTGCTGGTCGTTTAAACGCTTTAACTTTTTATCTAGCGTCACATGTCTCCGTAATTGCATTCTATCCATTACTAAATGTTTACAAGTTTACTGAcaaaaatgcaaagaagatTTGGTGGAAATTGCTCACTTTTCAAGTGGcaaattggaaatttaaCCAAGTTTATTGTACAGCTATTGGTACTTTAGTTGGTTGCTGGCTTGGTGTTCTTCCTATCCCTCTTGATTGGGATAGAGATTGGCAAGACTGGCCAATAACCGTTTTATTTGGTGCATATGCTGGTGGGTTCCTAGGTGGTTTAGCAAGTTATGCATATGGGTGCTACGTGTATTcgaaaatgaaaagtagAATATCGTAA
- a CDS encoding uncharacterized protein (PKUD0C03540; similar to Saccharomyces cerevisiae YDR288W (NSE3); ancestral locus Anc_5.293), whose translation MSRAKRSALNGEISGELSDLDISRSERNSLKRQRIESSSNSVKEDAARRIAIATGRVMLGLSSRNQALNKTIISKIIETENERGTGLQFKKNVLPILSNMMFDTFRYAVEELPSKKVLMSSISVKEKTKGETKAGPLSDGFILTNNISASLRALNYTFMAKNTRNIGKSIKGMQTPKENMSKLKVYGEGLPKPTSMIVQNGFKLLIICVIILHNNNILQSDLTNVLKTKFGLSFKEKEQVSILGNQTLSEFIAMLSKQDYIERMLISNTDGSGGISQRSLNSKNAKHDDNSLVLKLGRRCLAEWTMEEFVGIFRQLMQSQWTDQLQEAAIFTVSNIWKS comes from the coding sequence ATGAGTAGAGCAAAAAGATCAGCCCTTAACGGAGAGATAAGCGGTGAGTTGTCCGATTTGGACATTTCAAGAAGTGAAAGaaactctttgaaaagacaaagaattgaaagCTCATCTAACTCGGTGAAAGAGGATGCCGCTAGAAGAATCGCCATTGCCACTGGGAGAGTCATGTTGGGACTGTCCAGTAGAAACCAGGCTCTTAATAAAACTATTATCTCAAAGATAATAGAGACTGAGAATGAACGAGGCACCGGTCTACAGTTTAAGAAGAATGTCCTTCCTATTCTTTCAAACATGATGTTTGACACTTTTAGATATGCGGTTGAAGAATTACCATCAAAGAAAGTCTTAATGAGCAGTATATCAGTGAAGGAGAAAACTAAAGGAGAAACTAAAGCAGGGCCTTTGTCTGATGGATTCATTCTTACAAACAACATATCTGCTTCATTGCGTGCTCTAAACTATACATTTATGGCCAAAAATACACGAAATATTGGTAAATCAATAAAGGGAATGCAAActccaaaggaaaacatgTCTAAACTCAAAGTATATGGAGAGGGTTTACCAAAGCCTACTTCGATGATTGTACAAAATGGCTTCAAATTACTCATAATATGTGTTATTATCTTacacaacaacaacatcctGCAAAGCGATTTGACCAATGTCTTAAAGACaaaatttggtttatcgttcaaagagaaagagcAAGTTTCGATATTAGGTAACCAGACTCTTAGTGAGTTCATAGCAATGCTCAGCAAGCAAGACTATATTGAAAGAATGCTTATTAGTAATACAGATGGTAGTGGCGGAATAAGCCAGAGGAGTTTGAACTCCAAAAACGCAAAGCATGATGATAATTCGCTGGTACTGAAATTGGGAAGGCGATGTTTAGCCGAGTGGACTATGGAAGAGTTTGTCGGTATTTTTCGTCAGCTCATGCAATCCCAATGGACTGACCAGTTGCAAGAGGCGGCGATATTCACCGTGTCCAACATTTGGAAATCATAA